The Ketobacter alkanivorans genome includes the window TTCTCCAGCCGGTCTGGGAAGTGGATTGTGAGCTGTGACAGCGTCAGGTTCCAGTTCTGTATCGGGTGAGTCCATCGCTCAGTGGCTTTGAGTATACCGGCATACAACAGCTTCAGTAAGCTGTTTTCATTAGGGAAGCCGCCTTTCGTCTTAGTGAGTTTGCGGAACTGGCGGTGTACAGCCTCGACAGCGTTTGTCGTGTAGATCGCCTTCTGCACGTAATCCGGGTACTTAAAGTAAGTCGATAACGTCGGCCATTTACTGCGCCAAGACTGGATTACCATTGGATATTTGTCGCCCCATTTGGCTTCCATATCGAAAGTAGGTTTGGTCATAGGTCATCTCTTTTGGTCTAATGATAAAGAAATGACACAGAATTCTGAACACTACCAAATAAACGCTATTACTGACACTATAGCCGTAATCAGTTTTATCCAGTCCATGTTAGTGGTAACTCCCTCTGCTTAAAGCATGTTTCGTTTCAAGAATATCAGGACAAGTAAACTGTCAGCACAATTTACCCTTGTGAAATCACCCATATTTATATAATTTATCAAAATTAGATAAATCCCTTTGATTCCCAGTCAACTCATAGCCAAACAATGAAAGATAAAGAAATATACAGCCGCATAAAGCAGGTCTTATCAGGCGCGCCGCGCAACCAATACACGGCCGAGCTTCACCTGCAAATGATCAAGTATGCTGACCAACTTGAAAAGGTCACTGCCAAAGAATTCTGTGAAGGCGTTGGGCTCCGGCAGAGTTTCGGCACCGAATTCAGTAAAATGCGCAACCTGACTCAGCGCCTGAAAGCAGCAGGCCTGAACCCCGAGCTGCTCTAACCAACATAACAATACCAACGGAGCCTCACCACTCCGCAAGGATCACCAATGGCCATCAAGAAAACCGCCCTCTATTCCTCCCTCTGGGCCAGCTGCGACGAGCTGCGCGGCGGCATGGACGCCAGCCAGTACAAAGACTACGTCCTCACCATGCTGTTCATGAAATACGTCTCCGACAAATACAAAGGCGACCCAAACGGCGTGATCGTAGTGCCCCCCGGTGCCACCTTCGACGACATGGTGGCCCTCAAGGGCGACAAGGAAATCGGCGACAGGATCAACAAAATCATCGGCGCCCTGGCGGAAGAGAACGACCTCAAGGGCGTTATCGACGTGGCCGACTTCAACGACGAAGACAAGCTGGGCAAAGGCAAGGAAATGGTCGACCGCCTGACCAAACTCATCGGTTTGTTTGAGGGGCTGGACCTGTCCGCCAACCGCGCCGACGGCGACGACCTGCTGGGAGACGCCTACGAATACCTCATGCGCCACTTCGCCACCGAATCCGGCAAATCTAAGGGCCAATTCTATACCCCCGCCGAAGTGTCCCGCGTTTTGGCCAAAGTCATCGGCATCCACCCCGATACCTCGCAAGATGTGACCGTCTACGACCCCACCTGCGGTTCCGGCTCCCTGTTGTTAAAAGCCAGCGACGAAGCGCCACGGGGCCTGTCCATCTTCGGGCAAGAGATGGACAACGCCACCAGCGCACTGGCGCGCATGAACATGATCCTGCACAACAACACCACCGCCAAA containing:
- a CDS encoding HTH-like domain-containing protein, which produces MKDKEIYSRIKQVLSGAPRNQYTAELHLQMIKYADQLEKVTAKEFCEGVGLRQSFGTEFSKMRNLTQRLKAAGLNPELL